Proteins encoded together in one Ignavibacteriales bacterium window:
- a CDS encoding STAS domain-containing protein, whose product MKLSAKETDGITIIALAGNVLGGPDATELNDTLHLLLEKKKKKIVVDLAGVQSMNSSGLSMLINGLTTMRNSGGDLKIAAASKKIESLLVITKLTTVFDLYPTVKKAIASFQ is encoded by the coding sequence ATGAAGCTGTCTGCTAAAGAAACCGATGGAATAACAATAATTGCTTTGGCCGGAAACGTTTTAGGCGGTCCGGATGCAACTGAACTGAACGATACCCTACATCTTCTCTTGGAAAAGAAAAAGAAGAAAATCGTTGTTGATTTAGCCGGTGTACAATCTATGAACAGCTCCGGTTTGAGTATGTTGATTAACGGGCTGACAACCATGCGCAATTCAGGCGGTGATTTAAAAATTGCTGCAGCTTCCAAGAAAATCGAGAGTCTGCTTGTAATTACAAAACTTACAACCGTCTTCGATCTTTATCCAACCGTCAAAAAGGCGATTGCAAGTTTTCAGTAA
- the secF gene encoding protein translocase subunit SecF, giving the protein MRFFGKTNIDFLGPRKTWYLISGALIVIGMLSILFKGGLDYGLDFTGGTELVVEFQQPPDVSAVRSMMDGAGFPKSEIKTYGDPKKLLIRTQALAEGTTIGNRIRESLQKSFANLQPQVLEEQKIGAKVGAELRRGAYLAVLFSLIAMLIYVGFRFKFIFGVGAVVALFHDVLVVLGIISLVDGLTPYTNFEIDQNMIAAFLTLVGLSVNDTVVIFDRLRENQKIYKSTPLFELMNKGLNETLSRTIITSGTIFIVTVVLFLFGGEVNRGFAFALTIGIITGTYSSIYIASAIVLEFNNYKERKKVKPIKA; this is encoded by the coding sequence TGATTTTCTTGGACCACGGAAAACATGGTACCTTATTTCAGGTGCTCTTATTGTAATCGGTATGCTTTCCATCCTATTCAAGGGTGGTTTAGATTACGGTTTAGATTTCACCGGTGGAACCGAGCTCGTAGTTGAATTTCAGCAACCGCCAGATGTAAGTGCTGTGCGTTCCATGATGGATGGTGCCGGATTTCCGAAATCAGAAATTAAAACTTACGGTGACCCTAAAAAACTACTAATCAGAACTCAGGCGCTTGCCGAAGGCACCACAATCGGTAACCGAATACGCGAATCATTGCAAAAATCTTTCGCAAACCTTCAACCGCAAGTTCTTGAAGAACAAAAAATCGGGGCTAAAGTTGGGGCAGAGTTGCGTAGGGGAGCGTACTTAGCAGTTTTATTCTCGCTTATCGCAATGCTTATATATGTAGGTTTTCGATTTAAATTCATATTCGGCGTAGGAGCCGTGGTCGCTTTATTCCATGACGTGCTTGTTGTACTTGGGATTATTTCGCTCGTAGACGGTTTAACACCTTATACAAATTTTGAAATTGATCAAAACATGATCGCTGCGTTTCTCACACTCGTTGGTCTCTCCGTTAACGACACAGTGGTTATTTTCGATCGGCTTCGCGAAAATCAGAAGATATATAAATCAACCCCGCTTTTTGAATTAATGAATAAAGGTTTGAATGAAACCTTAAGCCGTACGATTATAACATCGGGGACAATCTTCATTGTGACAGTTGTACTCTTTCTTTTTGGTGGTGAAGTAAATCGTGGATTCGCATTTGCCCTCACCATAGGTATTATCACGGGAACATATTCATCAATTTATATTGCATCTGCAATTGTTTTGGAATTTAATAACTATAAAGAGCGAAAAAAAGTTAAACCAATAAAAGCATAG